One genomic window of Punica granatum isolate Tunisia-2019 chromosome 1, ASM765513v2, whole genome shotgun sequence includes the following:
- the LOC116196375 gene encoding tyrosine N-monooxygenase-like encodes MAVTIVASPPFIIFLLFFVAKLMHLRINSKQRLIKAQLPPGPVPWPIIGCIPEMLRRKPTFRWILGWMKEMDTDIACFRFGNVHVIPVTCPTIAQEFLKKQDAVFASRPLSVAAGTFSGGYKTTILSPYGETWKKMRKVLNSEVVSPARHQWLHDKRIMEADNLVWYIYNQSKNFGRVNLRTACRQYTGNVMRRLMFNQRYFVEKIIDDGAPTSREEEHVEALFETLRYLYAFCISDYLPFLAGLDLDGHEKIIKEVHETILKYHEPIIRERIQKWREDDGRNFRAENELEKIEPQDLLDVLISLKDAREKPLLTQEEIIAQTWEIMIAGIDNPANAVEWAMAEMINNPEILSKAVEEVDKVVGKERLVQEQDIPNLNYIKACAREAFRLHPLHSFNPPHLSLSETIVAGYRIPKGSHVILSRRGLGRNPKVWDRPLEFKPERHLFNGGNANRCNGSPEEVLLTEPNLRFISFSTGRRGCIGITLGTVMTVMLLARIVQGFSWMKPPELSNISLKESDRDLSLANPLALCAEPRVPSHLYVPIINE; translated from the exons ATGGCTGTCACTATCGTGGCTTCACCACCCTTCATAATATTCCTCCTCTTTTTTGTAgcaaaactcatgcatctaaGAATTAATAGCAAACAACGCTTAATCAAGGCCCAGCTACCCCCGGGGCCTGTCCCCTGGCCTATCATCGGGTGCATACCTGAGATGCTACGGCGAAAACCAACGTTCAGGTGGATCCTTGGCTGGATGAAGGAGATGGACACTGACATTGCGTGCTTTCGCTTCGGGAATGTCCACGTGATCCCAGTGACTTGCCCCACGATTGCCCAAGAGTTCCTGAAGAAGCAAGATGCCGTTTTTGCTTCGAGGCCATTGTCTGTGGCTGCTGGCACCTTCAGTGGCGGATATAAAACCACCATTTTATCACCCTATGGAGAAACTTGGAAGAAAATGAGGAAGGTGTTAAACTCAGAAGTCGTTTCTCCGGCGAGGCACCAGTGGCTCCATGATAAAAGAATCATGGAAGCCGATAACCTAGTCtg GTACATTTACAATCAGAGCAAAAACTTTGGGAGAGTGAACCTGAGAACTGCATGCCGGCAATATACCGGGAATGTGATGCGGAGATTAATGTTCAATCAGAGATATTTTGTAGAGAAGATCATCGATGATGGAGCTCCAACATCCCGGGAAGAGGAGCATGTGGAAGCTCTCTTCGAGACTCTAAGGTACCTCTATGCATTCTGCATATCAGACTACTTACCTTTCTTGGCAGGGCTTGATTTAGACGGCCATGAAAAGATTATTAAGGAAGTTCATGAGACCATTCTTAAGTACCATGAGCCTATAATAAGAGAGAGGATCCAAAAATGGAGGGAGGACGACGGTCGCAACTTCCGAGCGGAAAATGAGTTGGAAAAGATTGAGCCTCAGGACCTGCTCGATGTTCTGATTTCACTTAAGGACGCACGGGAGAAGCCTCTGCTTACACAGGAAGAGATTATAGCACAGACCTGG GAGATCATGATCGCGGGAATTGATAATCCAGCAAATGCAGTGGAATGGGCCATGGCAGAGATGATTAATAACCCTGAGATCCTCAGCAAGGCCGTGGAAGAAGTAGACAAGGTTGTGGGAAAAGAGAGACTTGTCCAGGAACAAGACATTCCTAACCTTAACTACATCAAGGCATGCGCTAGGGAAGCCTTTAGGCTTCATCCACTACATTCCTTCAACCCCCCGCATCTGTCCTTATCCGAGACCATTGTCGCTGGCTATCGTATCCCGAAGGGAAGCCACGTTATTCTAAGCCGAAGAGGACTAGGCAGAAATCCTAAAGTCTGGGACAGGCCACTGGAATTCAAACCAGAGAGGCACCTCTTTAACGGAGGCAATGCAAATAGGTGCAATGGCTCCCCCGAGGAGGTTTTGCTCACGGAGCCTAACCTGAGATTCATATCCTTTAGCACAGGGCGTCGAGGCTGTATCGGGATAACTCTTGGGACAGTTATGACGGTAATGCTACTTGCAAGGATTGTTCAGGGATTTTCGTGGATGAAGCCGCCGGAACTATCAAATATTAGCCTCAAAGAGTCAGATCGCGATTTGTCGCTGGCCAATCCGTTGGCCCTATGTGCTGAACCTCGCGTGCCTTCACATCTTTACGTACCCATAATTAACGAGTGA